One Ilumatobacter fluminis genomic window, GGTGCCTCCGACCTGACCGCATCGGCACTCGCCCAGGCGATGGACGCCGACGCCTGCGAGATCTACACCGACGTGACCGGCGTCTTCACCGCCGACCCGCGCATCGTCCCCCAGGCCCGCAAGCTCGCCAGGGTGCACTTCGACGAGATGCTCGAGATGGCCGGCGCCGGTTCGAAGGTGCTCGCCCTCCGCTCGGTCGAGTTCGCCCGCAACCATGATGTCCCCCTCCACGTGCGTTCCGCCTTCACCTGGGAACAGGGCACGTGGGTGACCAACGAGGAGCCCTCCGTGGAAGATCCGATCATCTCCGGCGTCGTCACCGACATGACCGAAGCGAAGGTCACCGTGCTCGGCGTGCCCGACCGCCCCGGCATCTCCGCGGCCTTGTTCGAACCGCTCGCCGAGTCGAACGTCAACGTCGACATGATCGTGCAGAACACTTCGACCGAGGGCACGACCGACATCAGCTTCACGATGCCGATGGCCGACATGGCCCAGGCCGAGTCGATCGTGCAGCGGATCGCCGACGAGATCGGCGCCAACACCGTCACCCACGACGACGACATCGCCAAGGTGTCGCTGGTGGGTGCCGGCATGAAGTCGTCGCCCGGCATCGCCGCGAAGATGTTCCGCGTGCTGTCCGACGAAGGCGTCAACATCCAGATGATCTCGACGTCGACCATCCGGATCTCGGTCATCATGGCCGCCGGCGACATGGAGCGCGCCGCCCGCGCCC contains:
- a CDS encoding aspartate kinase gives rise to the protein MALIVQKYGGTSVADPDRIRACADNVAITRKRGNDVIVVVSAMGKATDNLISLADSVAKNQSGREMDMLLTTGERQTAALMTMALLDRGIDAISYTGSQVGIITDTAHRKAKIVEVKGDRVRQSLSEGKVCVIAGFQGVSTAKEITTMGRGASDLTASALAQAMDADACEIYTDVTGVFTADPRIVPQARKLARVHFDEMLEMAGAGSKVLALRSVEFARNHDVPLHVRSAFTWEQGTWVTNEEPSVEDPIISGVVTDMTEAKVTVLGVPDRPGISAALFEPLAESNVNVDMIVQNTSTEGTTDISFTMPMADMAQAESIVQRIADEIGANTVTHDDDIAKVSLVGAGMKSSPGIAAKMFRVLSDEGVNIQMISTSTIRISVIMAAGDMERAARALHTAFGLDSGADYTAPLPERK